A stretch of Kaistella flava (ex Peng et al. 2021) DNA encodes these proteins:
- the nhaA gene encoding Na+/H+ antiporter NhaA translates to MLITDYFKKFLHSSQSSGILLILCVLISLFIANSSLGVPFQNLLDTEIGTNIFHLNYSLSIWINDGLMAIFFLLVGLEIKREIVEGELSTFKSASLPIIAAVGGMVVPGLIYFFFNHGTDYANGWAIPMATDIAFSLAIISMLGKRAPLSLKIFLAALAIVDDLGAILVIAIFYTDQLHWVYLGLSAVMVIILVLLNFFNFKKHIFYIIPGLFLWYFMHHSGIHATIAGVLLAFTIPTNTSATEISPLEKLEQKLHLPVNFLIMPIFALANTNIMFKEGMVDGLFSNFGYGIIFGLVFGKIIGINLFSWIFIKLKISSLPDKSSWSQMLGAGLLAGIGFTMSIFIALLSFKGHTEIQAEAKFAVLVASVISGFAGFSLLRYIGKKKEILEEAAD, encoded by the coding sequence ATGCTCATTACTGACTATTTTAAAAAATTTCTTCACAGCTCACAATCTTCAGGGATTCTGTTAATACTTTGTGTTTTAATATCACTTTTTATTGCGAATTCTTCTCTCGGCGTTCCTTTTCAAAATTTATTAGATACCGAAATTGGAACCAATATTTTTCACCTTAATTATTCACTAAGCATTTGGATTAATGATGGTTTGATGGCGATTTTCTTTTTACTCGTCGGTTTAGAAATCAAACGTGAAATCGTAGAAGGTGAACTTTCGACTTTTAAATCGGCTTCATTACCGATCATTGCGGCAGTTGGTGGAATGGTTGTTCCGGGCTTAATTTATTTTTTTTTTAACCACGGAACCGACTACGCAAATGGTTGGGCAATTCCGATGGCGACCGACATTGCATTCTCTCTGGCAATTATTTCGATGTTGGGAAAACGTGCTCCATTATCTTTAAAAATATTTTTAGCAGCCTTGGCAATCGTTGATGATTTGGGTGCAATTTTGGTAATTGCAATCTTCTATACCGACCAGTTACATTGGGTTTATTTAGGTTTAAGCGCTGTGATGGTTATCATTTTAGTATTATTGAATTTCTTTAATTTTAAGAAACACATTTTCTACATTATCCCGGGACTATTTCTATGGTATTTCATGCATCATTCTGGGATTCACGCTACGATTGCAGGAGTTCTTTTAGCCTTTACAATTCCTACCAATACTTCTGCGACCGAAATTTCACCTTTAGAAAAATTAGAACAAAAATTACATTTGCCTGTCAATTTTCTAATCATGCCGATTTTCGCCTTGGCCAATACCAATATTATGTTCAAAGAAGGAATGGTAGATGGACTTTTCAGTAACTTTGGCTACGGAATCATATTCGGATTAGTCTTTGGTAAAATAATCGGAATCAACTTATTTTCCTGGATTTTCATTAAACTAAAAATCAGCAGTTTGCCCGACAAAAGTTCCTGGTCTCAAATGTTAGGTGCCGGACTTTTGGCAGGAATTGGTTTTACGATGTCGATTTTCATTGCTTTACTTTCCTTTAAAGGACATACAGAAATTCAAGCTGAAGCGAAATTTGCAGTTTTGGTAGCTTCCGTTATTTCAGGATTCGCCGGTTTTTCGTTGTTAAGGTATATTGGGAAAAAGAAAGAGATTTTAGAGGAGGCAGCAGATTAA
- a CDS encoding HipA family kinase, translating to MSQDLSLRTVTVMRYILPLREGGSLPALAEADDDFKYVLKFRGAGHGVKMLISELLGGKISQVLGLPIPELVFANLDVDFGRTEADEEIQDLLKFSEGLNLGLHFLSGAIAYDPSVKVDPLLASKIVWLDGYITNIDRTFKNTNLLMWHKELWLIDNGASLYFHHSWMNFEKHALSPFVYIKDHVLLSQATMLDEADQFAKSVLTDEILHAIVELIPMDWLDWNDTDDSAEQIKEVYFNFLKTRRDHSVNFINEAKNARK from the coding sequence ATGAGTCAAGATTTATCACTTCGAACAGTTACGGTAATGCGGTACATTCTGCCTTTGCGAGAAGGCGGTTCTTTGCCTGCACTTGCTGAAGCAGACGACGATTTCAAATATGTTTTAAAGTTTCGTGGCGCAGGTCACGGCGTGAAGATGTTAATTTCTGAATTGTTAGGCGGAAAGATTTCACAGGTTTTGGGTTTGCCGATTCCTGAATTGGTTTTTGCTAATCTCGATGTAGATTTTGGACGGACAGAAGCTGACGAAGAAATTCAGGATTTACTTAAATTTTCGGAAGGTTTAAACTTAGGATTGCATTTTTTGTCAGGTGCGATTGCTTACGATCCTTCGGTTAAAGTTGATCCACTTTTAGCTTCCAAAATTGTTTGGCTGGATGGTTATATTACCAATATCGACCGTACTTTTAAGAATACCAATCTTTTGATGTGGCACAAAGAACTTTGGCTCATTGACAATGGTGCTTCCTTATATTTTCACCATTCCTGGATGAATTTTGAGAAACATGCTTTAAGTCCTTTTGTATATATAAAAGATCACGTCCTTCTTTCGCAAGCCACGATGCTCGATGAAGCAGATCAGTTTGCGAAATCTGTTTTAACCGATGAAATTCTACACGCCATTGTAGAACTAATTCCAATGGATTGGCTGGATTGGAACGATACCGACGATTCCGCGGAACAAATAAAAGAGGTGTATTTCAATTTCCTGAAAACACGCCGCGATCATTCTGTAAACTTTATAAACGAAGCGAAAAATGCAAGAAAATAA
- a CDS encoding YihY/virulence factor BrkB family protein: protein MGIKTPQFIIKIKNFLDGIHIPFLGISLWEMFKIYGQGVFKMQIGRSAASISWSFFLSLFPFILFLLSLLPYLPHYDKLQFYIFEVLMHNILPSRMQSDVTGYIQNFIIPNIKNISNMTIVFAMVFAVNGTHSLINGFNINTNLQRGAVKEYLVAFVITIAFIVLIIASLLGVYYSEVVLKLFTPEINISWFVDNMSKIIGFISFPIFYFILLALFYWVGCLKITTFKQAIPGAILTTILFVLLTYFFAIYVRNFARYNVLYGSIGTIILVMVWVNINIILILLGNELNIAIKKVRVEKMIAEEMTSNALQFDADLVSDSEDIEDQHHIKMDK, encoded by the coding sequence ATGGGCATTAAAACTCCGCAATTCATCATCAAAATAAAAAATTTTCTGGATGGTATTCATATTCCTTTTTTAGGGATTTCTCTTTGGGAAATGTTTAAAATTTATGGACAAGGCGTTTTTAAAATGCAAATTGGTAGAAGTGCCGCGAGTATTTCCTGGAGTTTCTTTCTAAGTCTTTTTCCTTTTATATTGTTTTTACTTTCGCTCTTGCCTTACCTTCCACATTACGATAAATTGCAGTTTTATATTTTTGAAGTGTTGATGCACAATATTTTGCCGTCGCGTATGCAAAGTGATGTTACAGGTTATATTCAAAATTTTATTATTCCAAATATCAAGAATATCAGCAATATGACGATTGTGTTTGCGATGGTTTTCGCGGTCAATGGAACGCATTCTTTGATTAATGGTTTTAATATCAATACCAATTTACAAAGGGGAGCTGTAAAAGAATATTTGGTCGCTTTCGTGATTACGATTGCGTTTATCGTACTGATAATCGCTTCTCTATTAGGAGTTTATTACAGTGAAGTCGTTCTGAAATTATTTACGCCAGAGATCAATATTTCGTGGTTTGTAGATAATATGTCGAAAATTATTGGATTTATTTCATTCCCGATTTTCTATTTTATCTTGTTGGCGCTTTTTTATTGGGTAGGTTGTTTGAAAATCACCACTTTTAAACAGGCGATTCCAGGTGCTATTTTAACCACGATTTTATTCGTATTATTGACTTATTTCTTTGCGATTTACGTCAGAAACTTTGCCAGATATAACGTTCTTTATGGCTCAATTGGAACGATTATTTTAGTAATGGTTTGGGTGAATATCAATATCATTTTAATTTTATTAGGAAATGAATTGAATATTGCCATTAAAAAAGTGCGTGTCGAAAAAATGATTGCCGAAGAAATGACTTCAAATGCTTTACAATTCGATGCAGATTTGGTTTCTGACTCCGAAGATATTGAAGATCAACATCATATTAAAATGGATAAATAA
- the rlmH gene encoding 23S rRNA (pseudouridine(1915)-N(3))-methyltransferase RlmH, protein MRINLVCMGKTDDKEITNLVKYYQNRLPKYWNFEIIEIPDVKNAKNLSPDLLKKEEGKLFLNLIENSDTIVLLDEKGKQFTSREFASKIDNWMTSSVKKVSLIIGGAYGFSDEMYERANEKMSLSKMTFTHQMIRLFFVEQIYRADQILQGKPYHND, encoded by the coding sequence ATGCGAATTAATTTAGTGTGCATGGGCAAAACTGATGATAAAGAAATTACCAATTTGGTAAAATATTATCAAAACCGCCTGCCGAAATATTGGAATTTTGAAATCATCGAAATTCCTGATGTAAAAAATGCTAAAAACCTAAGTCCTGATTTACTCAAAAAGGAAGAGGGAAAATTATTTTTAAATCTTATCGAAAACTCAGATACTATTGTTCTTTTAGACGAAAAAGGAAAACAATTTACCAGTCGTGAATTCGCTTCTAAAATTGATAACTGGATGACTTCATCAGTTAAAAAAGTGTCGCTCATTATCGGTGGTGCTTATGGTTTTTCAGATGAAATGTATGAAAGGGCGAATGAAAAAATGTCGCTTTCTAAAATGACCTTTACCCATCAAATGATCCGCCTTTTTTTCGTGGAACAAATTTACCGTGCTGATCAAATCCTTCAGGGAAAACCTTATCATAACGATTAA
- a CDS encoding DUF3037 domain-containing protein — protein sequence MQENKIYEYSVIRLVPKVEREEFFNIGLIMFSKREKYIRFEFHLCTEKFQSMKSKLDYKDIAQNLENFKNVASGAKEGGPIAQLDIPERFRWLTAVRSSVIQTSRPHPGKTQDLDATFERLFEELVK from the coding sequence ATGCAAGAAAATAAAATTTACGAATACTCCGTCATTCGGCTCGTTCCGAAAGTTGAAAGAGAAGAATTTTTCAATATTGGGCTAATTATGTTTTCAAAAAGAGAAAAGTATATCCGTTTTGAATTCCATCTTTGCACCGAGAAATTTCAGTCGATGAAATCTAAACTCGACTATAAAGATATTGCTCAGAATCTTGAAAATTTTAAAAATGTAGCAAGCGGCGCAAAAGAAGGTGGCCCAATTGCTCAACTCGATATTCCCGAAAGATTCCGTTGGTTGACTGCGGTTAGAAGTTCTGTGATTCAGACCTCTCGTCCGCATCCGGGAAAAACTCAAGATTTGGATGCGACGTTTGAGAGATTGTTTGAGGAGTTAGTGAAGTAG
- a CDS encoding ATP-dependent helicase — protein sequence MEYLKGLNEAQYEAVTTLEGPLMVLAGAGSGKTRVLTMRIAHLITNLVDPFNILSLTFTNKAAKEMKERIGKVVGQSEAKSLWMGTFHSVFARILRSEAHYIGFPSNFTIYDSQDSLNVIRKVLKDLKIDSDLYKPKKVQARISNYKNNLITVKAYLNNPELIEADERANMKSIGVIYQKYVEACFKNGAMDFDDLLLRTNELLTRFPEVLAKYQDRFRYILVDEYQDTNHSQYLIVKALASKFENICVVGDDAQSIYSFRGANIQNILNFKKDYPDAVTVSLEQNYRSTQNIVNAANVVISKNLQQFKKNVFSDNEEGEKIKVYRSLSDADEANFVAGNIWEQHNSEQKKFTDFAILYRTNSQTRAFEDALRRKNIPYKVFGGLSFYQRKEVKDLVAYLRILINENDSEALSRIINYPVRGIGETTQNKLIVFADSQNVSVSQVLDNLGFYAPNLKLNNGILTKLSDFWSMIKAFQVMLKTENAYNVAMEVAKRTGIIKFLKDDQTPEGISRVENIQELMNSMQGFIEEQQQLDDGDPSLPNFLENIALSADTQTDKNEDGDQVSLMTIHLSKGLEFPVVHVVGLEENLFPSFMSSSTREELEEERRLFYVALTRAEKQVYFTYAVSRFQWGKITSAEPSRFLSEVDEQYLEFVNPATESRFSNNSGLKSSIFDDEPSEPRFFKKKDAKKTIERNEPQLIPQNLKPVATARIINPSGNSSQDIEVGDRVRHDRFGVGEVIFLDGTDPQNIKAKVKFQHEGEKNLILKFAKLTKV from the coding sequence ATGGAGTATTTAAAAGGACTGAATGAAGCGCAATATGAAGCCGTAACAACGCTCGAAGGACCATTGATGGTGCTTGCTGGAGCAGGATCCGGGAAAACCCGTGTGCTTACGATGAGGATTGCTCATTTGATCACTAATTTAGTAGATCCTTTTAATATTTTGTCTTTAACTTTTACCAATAAAGCGGCAAAAGAAATGAAGGAAAGGATTGGGAAAGTAGTAGGACAAAGCGAAGCGAAATCTCTTTGGATGGGAACTTTTCACTCTGTTTTTGCGCGGATTTTACGTTCAGAAGCTCATTATATTGGGTTTCCATCGAACTTTACTATTTATGATTCCCAGGATTCTTTAAATGTGATTAGAAAGGTTTTAAAAGACCTTAAAATCGATTCTGATTTATATAAGCCTAAAAAAGTTCAGGCCAGAATTTCGAATTATAAAAATAATCTGATTACGGTAAAAGCGTATTTAAATAATCCAGAACTCATCGAAGCTGACGAACGTGCCAACATGAAAAGTATTGGCGTGATTTACCAGAAATATGTTGAGGCTTGTTTTAAAAATGGGGCGATGGATTTTGATGATCTATTATTAAGAACCAATGAGTTACTAACCAGGTTTCCAGAAGTTCTTGCGAAATACCAAGACCGTTTCCGTTATATTTTGGTTGATGAGTACCAGGATACAAATCATTCTCAATATTTAATTGTGAAAGCTTTGGCTTCTAAATTTGAAAATATCTGTGTGGTAGGAGACGATGCACAATCTATTTATTCCTTCCGTGGAGCCAATATTCAGAATATCTTAAACTTTAAAAAAGATTATCCTGATGCAGTAACGGTTTCTCTGGAACAAAATTACCGTTCAACGCAAAATATCGTGAATGCAGCAAATGTTGTTATTTCTAAAAACTTACAGCAGTTCAAGAAAAACGTATTTAGTGATAATGAAGAAGGAGAAAAAATAAAAGTCTACCGTTCGCTTTCAGATGCGGATGAAGCGAATTTTGTGGCAGGTAATATTTGGGAACAGCATAATTCTGAACAAAAAAAATTCACTGATTTTGCCATTTTATATAGAACCAATTCTCAAACGCGTGCTTTTGAAGATGCCTTGAGAAGAAAGAATATTCCGTATAAAGTTTTTGGTGGATTATCCTTTTACCAAAGGAAAGAGGTAAAAGATTTAGTAGCTTATCTGCGAATTTTAATTAATGAAAATGATTCAGAAGCACTTTCCAGAATTATCAATTATCCTGTGCGTGGAATTGGAGAAACGACTCAAAATAAATTAATTGTCTTTGCAGATTCTCAGAATGTTTCGGTTTCTCAGGTTTTGGATAATCTTGGTTTTTATGCACCAAACTTGAAATTAAATAATGGAATTTTAACCAAACTTTCTGATTTCTGGTCCATGATTAAAGCGTTTCAGGTCATGTTAAAAACTGAAAATGCTTATAATGTTGCAATGGAAGTTGCGAAAAGAACAGGTATTATTAAGTTTTTAAAAGATGATCAAACTCCAGAAGGAATTTCGCGCGTAGAAAATATTCAGGAATTAATGAACTCGATGCAGGGTTTCATTGAAGAACAGCAACAGCTGGACGATGGCGATCCTTCGCTTCCTAATTTCTTAGAAAATATTGCACTTTCTGCAGATACGCAAACCGATAAAAATGAAGATGGTGACCAGGTTTCATTAATGACGATTCACCTTTCAAAAGGATTGGAGTTTCCGGTAGTTCACGTGGTTGGATTAGAGGAAAATTTATTCCCAAGTTTTATGAGTTCTTCCACCAGAGAAGAGCTAGAAGAGGAAAGACGTTTGTTTTATGTAGCGTTAACCAGAGCTGAAAAGCAAGTTTATTTTACCTACGCAGTTTCCCGTTTTCAATGGGGGAAAATTACGAGTGCAGAACCTTCAAGATTTTTAAGTGAAGTTGATGAGCAGTATTTGGAATTCGTTAATCCGGCGACTGAAAGTCGTTTCTCGAATAATTCCGGTTTAAAATCCAGTATTTTTGATGACGAACCTTCAGAGCCAAGATTCTTTAAAAAGAAAGATGCCAAGAAAACAATCGAACGCAACGAGCCACAGCTGATTCCACAAAATTTAAAACCTGTTGCCACGGCAAGAATCATCAATCCAAGCGGTAATTCTTCACAGGATATCGAAGTTGGCGATAGAGTTCGTCATGACCGTTTTGGTGTTGGAGAAGTTATTTTCTTAGATGGAACAGATCCGCAGAATATCAAAGCAAAAGTGAAATTCCAGCACGAAGGCGAAAAGAATTTGATTTTGAAATTTGCGAAGTTGACGAAGGTTTAA